One Myxococcaceae bacterium JPH2 DNA segment encodes these proteins:
- a CDS encoding protein kinase has protein sequence MNSSSQPARLRPFRPQPFGRYTLLSHLATGGMGEIYLARLEGAQGFEKLCVIKKILPQLAADPEFVERFVGEARTLVKLSHGSIAQVLDMGLHDVEAYMALEYVDGKDLRKVAARVRDRQSPLPLTFILYVMGRVLDALAYAHRKRDDDEKELKLVHRDISPQNILISYEGEVKVIDFGLAKSRLSAAKTNPSIILGKFLYMSPEQARHQPVDRRSDLYAVGLCLYELVSGKNPFDAVPPGELMSAVANPKVAALNEVEPLTPSSVVQLVAKALAVDPAQRFQTAEEFRGRLQTCLMEIDASAGPESVSRFMRDLFAADFVSERRLLASLKDVPRMMGAEARGAEGAPSRPMTPMLPPKTIRLDGPVEPLSFHPTPRSREGDGAGRDDGETRPGVMVDDTTRPAFPVEQLEEEARVRARRGTTENTVPSVEVRPEALERPEVRSAPALQPEPGAISRPGASDTAPGVRPPSSTREVPAVVLPAEAYRVPQPLTPPLPPIAAAQLESEPEEPFMVPPPLPDGPLADDEDEALPPPPREITTEPRGVAPDFRATDSSARPTALELRASDGARNVVPDFRPSDNATRPTALEMRASEAGRPAAPEPRGVEGGRSASMEVRAGGAPDSRSSDTTRTAAPESRTSDTTRTAAPEARVGGAQDFRASDPSRTAASDPRVSGALDLRASDLARVAASEARGGSAQDSRTSDTTRTAAPEPRTSDTARAAAPEFRAGDGGRASAQDLRPTEGGRTASLEMRISEAGRSGGASNPPSGPPPRASGISRTVSSHSAPTVQVPTVSPGLPPRSTPSSAMSSVGQGSAARPVMPEETTPSAMALPAEEHSDPSATPLDAEGHAGADARLGDVDTHPRFNLPRGGARHDDTQPRVVLDEALLRDVEAEEARPKTGARRIRASSPGLPARGNTSAGMKAVVARPAPVVVEEEEEDDVPAPLPSHDETRRTVMPVRPEPEVRQEHTRRTARPTRPGGKGRSVVIVTLLLVGGLGAAAAALAFVPGLRQFIGVDFARAPSPPPAEPLIPRTPTVPPPPGHAKAIAPEPKPAADAKPATPAPAAEEALDDDSLVTPLEPSHDGNGESAPGHRGGAPSRASKQRTPPRGAKEKDKGRDQTPLQREWSATSALYMKLVRDHDCASLRTACMRYNELADEVAAAGDTNDPSTLANVRKLRSELVQRQKELP, from the coding sequence ATGAACTCCTCCTCCCAGCCCGCCCGACTGCGCCCCTTCCGGCCGCAGCCCTTTGGCCGGTACACGCTCCTGTCGCACCTGGCCACCGGTGGGATGGGGGAAATCTACCTCGCGCGCCTGGAGGGGGCGCAGGGCTTCGAGAAGCTCTGCGTCATCAAGAAGATCCTCCCCCAGCTCGCGGCGGACCCGGAGTTCGTGGAGCGCTTCGTGGGAGAAGCGCGCACCCTGGTGAAGCTCAGTCACGGCTCCATCGCGCAGGTGCTGGACATGGGCCTCCACGACGTCGAGGCCTACATGGCCCTCGAGTACGTGGACGGAAAGGACCTGCGCAAGGTGGCCGCGCGCGTCAGGGACCGGCAGTCGCCGCTGCCGCTCACGTTCATCCTGTACGTGATGGGGCGGGTGCTGGACGCGCTCGCGTACGCGCATCGCAAGCGGGATGACGACGAGAAGGAGCTGAAGCTCGTCCACCGGGACATCTCGCCGCAGAACATCCTCATCTCCTACGAGGGGGAGGTGAAGGTCATCGACTTCGGGCTGGCCAAGAGTCGGCTGTCCGCCGCGAAGACGAACCCGAGCATCATCCTGGGCAAGTTCCTCTACATGTCGCCCGAGCAGGCCCGGCACCAGCCGGTGGACCGCCGCAGCGACCTGTACGCGGTGGGGCTGTGCCTCTACGAGCTCGTCTCGGGGAAGAACCCCTTCGACGCGGTGCCTCCCGGTGAGTTGATGTCGGCGGTGGCCAACCCCAAGGTGGCTGCGCTCAACGAGGTGGAGCCGCTGACGCCGTCGTCGGTGGTGCAGTTGGTGGCCAAGGCGCTGGCGGTGGACCCGGCGCAGCGCTTCCAGACCGCCGAGGAGTTCCGGGGGCGGCTGCAGACGTGCTTGATGGAGATTGACGCGAGCGCGGGGCCGGAGAGCGTCAGCCGCTTCATGCGCGACCTCTTCGCGGCGGACTTCGTGTCCGAGCGGCGCTTGCTGGCGAGCCTCAAGGACGTGCCGCGCATGATGGGCGCCGAGGCGCGCGGAGCGGAGGGCGCGCCGTCGCGTCCGATGACGCCCATGCTCCCGCCGAAGACCATCCGGCTGGATGGCCCCGTGGAGCCGCTCTCGTTCCATCCCACGCCGCGAAGCCGTGAGGGCGATGGCGCAGGACGCGACGATGGCGAGACGCGTCCGGGCGTGATGGTGGACGACACCACGCGCCCCGCCTTTCCCGTGGAGCAGCTGGAGGAAGAGGCGCGCGTGCGAGCGCGGCGAGGCACCACGGAGAACACGGTGCCATCCGTCGAGGTGCGGCCCGAAGCGCTGGAGCGGCCCGAGGTGCGTTCGGCGCCCGCGCTCCAACCGGAGCCTGGCGCCATCAGCCGTCCTGGCGCGAGCGATACCGCGCCGGGAGTTCGTCCTCCCTCCTCGACGCGTGAGGTGCCGGCGGTGGTGCTGCCCGCCGAGGCCTATCGCGTTCCTCAGCCGCTGACGCCGCCGTTGCCGCCCATCGCGGCCGCTCAGTTGGAGTCAGAGCCCGAGGAGCCCTTCATGGTTCCTCCGCCGCTGCCTGACGGGCCGCTGGCGGATGACGAGGATGAGGCGCTGCCCCCGCCGCCTCGTGAGATCACGACGGAGCCGCGAGGCGTCGCGCCGGACTTTCGCGCCACCGACAGCTCCGCGCGTCCAACCGCGTTGGAGCTGCGCGCGAGCGATGGGGCTCGCAACGTGGTGCCGGACTTCCGGCCGAGCGACAACGCCACGCGCCCGACCGCGCTGGAGATGCGCGCGAGCGAAGCAGGACGCCCGGCCGCGCCAGAGCCACGCGGGGTCGAGGGTGGGCGCTCGGCCTCGATGGAGGTGCGCGCGGGTGGCGCACCGGACTCCCGGTCGAGTGACACGACGCGCACGGCCGCGCCCGAATCGCGCACGAGCGACACGACGCGCACGGCTGCTCCCGAAGCGCGCGTCGGCGGTGCCCAGGACTTCCGCGCGAGTGACCCCTCGCGCACGGCCGCGTCGGATCCTCGCGTGAGCGGTGCCCTGGACCTTCGCGCGAGCGACCTCGCGCGCGTCGCCGCGTCGGAGGCGCGTGGGGGCAGCGCACAGGACTCGCGGACGAGCGACACGACGCGCACCGCCGCTCCGGAACCACGCACCAGCGACACGGCGCGCGCGGCGGCTCCGGAGTTCCGCGCTGGCGACGGGGGCCGTGCTTCCGCCCAGGACCTGCGCCCGACTGAAGGGGGGCGCACGGCCTCCCTGGAGATGCGCATCAGCGAGGCGGGCCGCTCGGGGGGCGCGTCCAATCCGCCCTCGGGCCCGCCGCCGCGTGCGTCGGGCATCTCCCGCACGGTGTCGTCTCATTCGGCGCCGACGGTGCAAGTCCCCACGGTCTCGCCGGGACTTCCGCCTCGCTCCACGCCGTCCTCGGCCATGTCGTCCGTGGGGCAGGGGAGCGCCGCGCGTCCGGTGATGCCGGAGGAGACCACGCCCTCGGCGATGGCGCTTCCCGCCGAGGAGCACTCGGACCCCAGCGCGACGCCCCTCGACGCCGAGGGACATGCCGGCGCTGACGCCCGCCTCGGGGACGTGGACACGCACCCGCGCTTCAACCTGCCGCGCGGTGGCGCACGCCATGACGACACGCAACCTCGCGTCGTCCTGGATGAGGCGCTCCTTCGGGATGTCGAGGCGGAGGAGGCGCGGCCCAAGACGGGCGCGCGTCGGATTCGCGCGTCATCTCCTGGGCTCCCGGCTCGCGGCAACACGTCCGCGGGGATGAAGGCCGTGGTGGCCCGCCCGGCGCCCGTGGTGGTGGAAGAAGAGGAAGAGGACGACGTTCCCGCTCCGCTGCCTTCCCACGACGAGACGCGCCGCACGGTGATGCCCGTGCGCCCCGAGCCGGAAGTCCGGCAGGAGCACACGCGTCGCACGGCACGCCCCACTCGCCCTGGTGGGAAGGGGCGGTCCGTGGTCATCGTCACCTTGCTCCTGGTGGGAGGACTCGGGGCCGCCGCGGCGGCGCTGGCGTTTGTCCCGGGGCTGCGTCAGTTCATCGGGGTGGACTTCGCTCGCGCGCCATCACCGCCGCCCGCCGAGCCGTTGATTCCGCGCACGCCCACGGTGCCGCCGCCCCCCGGACACGCGAAGGCCATCGCGCCCGAGCCGAAGCCCGCCGCGGACGCGAAGCCGGCCACGCCTGCTCCCGCCGCCGAGGAGGCGCTGGACGACGACAGCCTCGTGACGCCGCTGGAGCCCTCGCACGACGGCAACGGCGAATCGGCCCCAGGTCATCGGGGCGGCGCTCCGAGTCGGGCAAGCAAGCAGCGCACGCCGCCGCGCGGTGCGAAGGAGAAGGACAAGGGCCGCGACCAGACGCCGCTCCAGCGTGAGTGGAGCGCGACGAGCGCCCTCTACATGAAGCTCGTGCGCGACCATGACTGCGCCAGCCTCCGCACCGCGTGCATGCGCTACAACGAGCTGGCGGACGAGGTGGCCGCCGCGGGAGACACCAACGACCCGTCGACGCTGGCGAATGTCCGCAAGCTCCGCTCCGAGCTGGTGCAGCGGCAGAAGGAACTGCCCTAG
- a CDS encoding fused MFS/spermidine synthase, translated as MARYAVAIFTSAFLLFGVQPLVGRYALPWYGGTSGVWTTCMLFFQTALLAGYGYAHVVSSRLRPRAQVRLHLSVLAIAMTALAVRALLTGSTLAPGPEWRPLDEHAPVLRLLGMLTWMVGLPFVVLGATGPLLQSWFASARPGRSPYVLYALSNAGSLLALLGYPFLIEPWVSRGAQTWAWSAGFLCFGFACVACARDVLARAGESAAPVDTGAPPEEERRPTLTLTLKWLGLSGCASVLLLATTNQLSQDVAAGPFLWVLPLAVYLLTFILAFARESSAERPRTALLLIGSVALVAYAHKQGPNIGLLWQVLFYAAALYAGAMVCHGALYRLRPAPRHLGAFYLWVSTGGVLGGVFVNLLAPALFRVYWEYPLALAACCAITLSGMLRRPSEEALLARLQRVLRGAMLVTVSLNMALITAGEQSRVRYSARDFFGVVQVLEQVPSVPSQHQFTLRHGITTHGWQFVEPSKRKMATSYFTEASGLGLAIAEQRRLRQAVGLPAGLRVGVLGLGVGTSAALLEPEDSICFYEINPTIIALARGQQGFFSYLSDSRGAVEVVEGDARISLERELERGQPRGFDVLALDVFSSDAIPVHLLTEEAVALYLRHLAPHGVLALHISNQYLDLLPVTLAHARASGLFATLVYQESRADALRSTWVVLSPDREFSWGPTFTRTLSSVRRLSLRGPPDFTWTDERSSVLLALRSAVWERLEEPESPPARAEPAVP; from the coding sequence ATGGCCCGCTACGCCGTCGCCATCTTCACGAGTGCGTTCCTCCTGTTCGGCGTTCAGCCGCTGGTGGGGCGCTATGCGCTGCCTTGGTATGGCGGCACGTCAGGCGTGTGGACCACGTGCATGCTGTTCTTCCAGACCGCGCTCCTCGCGGGCTACGGCTATGCGCACGTCGTCTCCTCGCGCTTGCGTCCGCGCGCCCAGGTACGCCTCCACCTGAGCGTGCTGGCGATCGCCATGACGGCGCTGGCGGTGCGCGCGCTCCTCACGGGCTCCACGCTGGCGCCCGGCCCGGAGTGGCGCCCGCTCGACGAGCACGCGCCGGTGCTGCGCCTGCTGGGCATGCTGACCTGGATGGTGGGGCTGCCCTTCGTCGTGCTGGGGGCCACGGGGCCGCTGCTCCAGTCCTGGTTCGCGTCCGCGCGGCCGGGGCGCTCGCCGTATGTGCTCTACGCGCTGTCCAACGCGGGCTCGCTCCTGGCGCTCTTGGGCTATCCCTTCCTCATCGAGCCCTGGGTGTCCCGAGGCGCGCAGACCTGGGCCTGGAGCGCGGGCTTCCTGTGCTTCGGGTTCGCGTGCGTCGCGTGCGCCAGGGACGTCTTGGCGCGCGCCGGTGAGTCCGCGGCTCCAGTCGACACGGGTGCGCCCCCCGAGGAGGAGCGCCGCCCAACGTTGACCCTCACGCTGAAGTGGTTGGGGCTGAGCGGCTGCGCGTCCGTGTTGTTGTTGGCCACGACGAACCAGCTCTCGCAGGACGTGGCGGCGGGGCCGTTCCTCTGGGTGCTGCCGCTCGCGGTGTACCTGCTCACGTTCATCCTGGCCTTCGCCCGTGAGTCCAGCGCCGAGCGTCCGCGCACCGCGCTGTTGCTCATCGGCTCGGTGGCGCTGGTGGCCTATGCGCACAAGCAGGGGCCGAACATCGGGTTGCTGTGGCAGGTGCTGTTCTACGCGGCGGCGCTCTACGCGGGCGCGATGGTGTGCCACGGCGCGCTGTATCGGCTGCGACCCGCGCCTCGGCACCTGGGCGCCTTCTACTTGTGGGTGTCCACGGGTGGCGTCCTCGGGGGCGTGTTCGTGAACCTGCTGGCGCCGGCCCTCTTCCGCGTCTACTGGGAGTACCCGCTGGCGCTGGCGGCCTGCTGCGCCATCACGCTGTCCGGCATGCTGCGTCGGCCGAGCGAGGAGGCACTGCTGGCCCGCCTGCAGCGCGTGCTGCGAGGCGCGATGCTGGTGACGGTGTCGCTCAACATGGCGCTCATCACTGCGGGAGAGCAGTCCCGCGTGCGCTACTCCGCGCGCGACTTCTTCGGCGTGGTGCAGGTGCTGGAGCAGGTCCCGAGCGTCCCTTCCCAACACCAGTTCACCTTGCGCCACGGCATCACCACCCACGGCTGGCAGTTCGTGGAGCCCTCGAAGCGCAAGATGGCCACGTCCTACTTCACGGAGGCCAGCGGGCTGGGGCTCGCCATCGCGGAGCAGCGGCGACTGCGTCAGGCGGTGGGGCTCCCCGCGGGCCTGCGCGTGGGGGTGCTCGGGCTGGGCGTGGGGACGAGCGCGGCGCTCCTGGAGCCCGAGGACTCCATCTGCTTCTACGAAATCAACCCCACCATCATCGCGCTGGCGAGAGGACAGCAGGGCTTCTTCAGCTACCTGTCGGACTCACGCGGCGCCGTGGAGGTGGTGGAGGGCGACGCGCGCATCTCCCTGGAGCGCGAGCTGGAGCGCGGCCAGCCTCGCGGCTTCGATGTGCTGGCGTTGGACGTGTTCAGCTCGGACGCCATCCCCGTGCACCTGCTCACGGAGGAGGCGGTGGCGCTCTACCTGCGGCACCTCGCGCCGCACGGCGTGCTGGCGCTGCACATCAGCAACCAGTACCTCGACCTGCTCCCCGTCACGCTGGCGCATGCGCGGGCCTCGGGGCTGTTCGCCACGCTCGTCTACCAGGAGTCCCGAGCGGACGCGCTGCGCAGCACCTGGGTGGTGCTGAGTCCTGACCGCGAGTTCTCCTGGGGGCCCACCTTCACGCGGACCTTGTCGAGCGTGCGCCGGTTGTCGCTGCGCGGGCCTCCGGACTTCACGTGGACGGACGAGCGCAGCAGCGTGCTGCTCGCGCTGCGTTCCGCTGTCTGGGAGCGCCTGGAAGAGCCCGAGTCTCCTCCCGCGCGCGCCGAGCCCGCCGTGCCCTGA
- a CDS encoding FHA domain-containing protein: MWQIIINGPGYFDTSYDLPEGATSLGRADENDIVLGGDLVSRRHARLFVEGDALRIEDLSSRNGSRVNGAPLQGSKALMAGDTVALGENTLAVRQPHTVESAATEMVDLGAGGVVRFGHGTDVSPAVLLAKAVKDADVLRLLDNVNPLPFDDTFSQASPVGPAMQAAPRVAYETLVLLFHTAEALASARTLTSFLEATMDRVLERTEATTAVVLLKHATGPLVPAAVRHRGRLAKGEVPVSDAVVDEALRQGRALALGDVRDDRRFASRESVILYGVDRVLCIPIGAEPPFLGVLYVNTPGEGDTSLEVMLDACTAVAHLVASGVQRFNVREGSGPDRLRRTLERFHPPEIAERRAVEAQRNNGRLPGLEERTVTVLHAELVGFNAMAAKLGAARATQLLSDFHSRMSGIVFSFGATVEGFQGETFRALFGVPVAQGEDAVRAVRAALALRADWERGMSRKPAEERCELRIGMHTTRALVGMIGPEHRQDYTAVGDGMGVAGWLASTANPWQVLMTGKVLAATGARFDVLPLGERVVRPPKDKVAVFEVIDEDMGSLTNPGVR, from the coding sequence ATCTGCCCGAGGGCGCCACGAGCCTCGGTCGCGCGGACGAGAACGACATCGTCCTGGGCGGCGACCTCGTGTCGCGCCGTCACGCGCGGCTGTTCGTCGAAGGCGATGCGCTGCGCATCGAGGACCTGAGCAGCCGCAACGGCAGCCGCGTCAACGGCGCGCCCCTCCAGGGCTCGAAGGCGTTGATGGCGGGAGACACCGTCGCGCTCGGGGAGAACACGCTCGCGGTGCGCCAGCCGCACACGGTGGAGAGCGCCGCCACGGAGATGGTGGACCTGGGCGCGGGCGGGGTGGTGCGCTTCGGGCACGGCACCGACGTGTCGCCCGCCGTCCTCCTCGCCAAGGCCGTGAAGGACGCGGACGTCCTGCGCCTGCTGGACAACGTGAACCCGCTGCCGTTCGACGACACCTTCTCGCAGGCCTCGCCGGTGGGGCCCGCGATGCAGGCCGCGCCGCGGGTCGCGTATGAAACATTGGTGTTGTTGTTTCACACCGCCGAGGCGCTCGCGTCCGCGCGCACGCTGACCTCGTTCCTCGAAGCCACCATGGACCGGGTGCTGGAGCGCACGGAGGCGACCACCGCCGTGGTGCTGCTCAAGCACGCCACGGGGCCGTTGGTGCCCGCCGCCGTGCGTCACCGGGGCCGGCTCGCCAAGGGCGAAGTGCCCGTGTCGGACGCCGTCGTGGACGAGGCGCTGCGCCAGGGCCGCGCGCTCGCGCTGGGAGACGTGCGCGACGACCGCCGCTTCGCCAGCCGCGAGAGCGTCATCCTCTATGGCGTGGACCGCGTGCTGTGCATCCCCATCGGCGCCGAGCCGCCCTTCCTGGGCGTGCTCTACGTCAACACGCCCGGCGAGGGAGACACGAGCCTGGAGGTCATGCTGGATGCGTGCACGGCGGTGGCGCACCTGGTGGCCAGCGGGGTGCAGCGCTTCAACGTGCGCGAGGGCTCGGGCCCGGACCGGCTGCGCCGCACCCTGGAGCGCTTCCATCCGCCTGAAATCGCCGAGCGCCGCGCGGTCGAGGCGCAGCGCAACAACGGACGCCTCCCGGGCCTGGAGGAGCGCACCGTCACGGTGCTCCACGCGGAGTTGGTGGGGTTCAACGCCATGGCCGCGAAGCTGGGCGCGGCGCGGGCCACGCAGCTGCTCTCGGACTTCCACTCGCGCATGAGCGGCATCGTGTTCAGCTTCGGCGCGACGGTGGAGGGCTTCCAGGGCGAGACGTTCCGCGCGCTCTTCGGCGTGCCCGTCGCGCAGGGAGAGGACGCGGTGCGTGCGGTGCGCGCGGCGCTGGCCCTGCGCGCGGACTGGGAGCGCGGCATGTCGCGCAAGCCCGCCGAGGAGCGCTGCGAGCTGCGCATCGGCATGCATACCACTCGCGCGCTGGTGGGGATGATCGGCCCCGAGCACCGGCAGGACTACACGGCGGTGGGAGACGGCATGGGCGTGGCGGGGTGGCTCGCGAGCACGGCCAATCCGTGGCAGGTGCTCATGACGGGCAAGGTCCTGGCGGCCACCGGGGCGCGCTTCGACGTCCTGCCTTTGGGCGAGCGGGTGGTGCGCCCCCCCAAGGACAAGGTGGCGGTTTTCGAGGTCATCGACGAGGACATGGGCTCGCTGACCAACCCCGGCGTCCGGTGA
- a CDS encoding histidine triad nucleotide-binding protein has protein sequence MSDCLFCKIRDGLIPARVVYRDEVCLGFEDINPQAPTHVLFIPLKHIATVNDLTVEDREAVGHLFMAAAKVAKERGHADNGYRVVMNTHRDAGQTVFHIHLHMLAGRPLLWPPG, from the coding sequence ATGTCCGACTGCCTCTTTTGCAAGATTCGCGACGGCCTCATTCCCGCCCGCGTGGTGTACCGCGATGAGGTCTGCCTGGGTTTCGAGGACATCAACCCACAGGCGCCCACGCACGTCCTCTTCATCCCGCTGAAGCACATCGCCACGGTGAATGACCTGACGGTGGAGGACCGGGAGGCGGTGGGCCACCTGTTCATGGCGGCGGCCAAGGTGGCGAAGGAGCGAGGCCACGCGGACAACGGCTACCGCGTGGTGATGAACACCCACCGCGACGCGGGGCAGACCGTCTTCCACATCCACCTGCACATGCTCGCGGGCCGTCCGCTCCTCTGGCCGCCGGGCTAG
- a CDS encoding DUF1275 domain-containing protein, with protein MPFSTESTPSSRRAYSILSLLLASVAGSVNATGFVALGMHTSHMTGNTAGLGEALASGQWSAARLTAQLLGAFVLGAICASVLLDASRHRTRGRHSAALVLETSTLGGIAVWLGFHPGAHAVLPLWSLAFAMGQQNALVTRVSGAVVRTTHMTGILTDIGIQLVQMGAWVRDGARGRGPRGLLHRLRELPSAIQFERTRLHLGLLAAFLAGSTLGPLLFLHYGAATLALPCAVLGLLVVLDFSSAAMPHAHAAPHH; from the coding sequence ATGCCCTTCAGTACTGAATCGACCCCGAGCAGCCGTCGCGCCTACAGCATCCTGTCTCTCTTGCTGGCGAGCGTCGCGGGCTCGGTCAACGCGACGGGCTTCGTCGCGCTCGGCATGCACACCTCGCACATGACGGGCAACACCGCCGGCCTGGGCGAGGCGCTGGCCAGCGGGCAGTGGAGCGCCGCGCGGCTGACGGCGCAGCTGCTGGGCGCGTTCGTCCTGGGCGCCATCTGCGCCTCGGTGTTGCTGGATGCGTCGCGCCACCGCACGCGGGGCCGGCACTCCGCCGCGCTCGTGCTGGAGACCAGCACGCTGGGAGGCATCGCCGTGTGGCTGGGCTTCCATCCCGGCGCGCACGCGGTGCTGCCCCTGTGGAGCCTGGCGTTCGCCATGGGGCAGCAGAACGCGCTCGTCACGCGGGTGTCGGGCGCCGTCGTCCGCACCACGCACATGACGGGCATCCTCACGGACATCGGCATCCAGCTCGTCCAGATGGGCGCGTGGGTGCGGGATGGCGCCCGAGGCCGGGGACCGCGCGGCCTGCTGCACCGCCTGCGCGAGCTGCCCTCCGCCATCCAGTTCGAGCGCACCCGCCTGCACCTGGGCTTGCTCGCCGCGTTCCTGGCGGGGAGCACGCTGGGGCCGCTGCTCTTCCTGCACTACGGGGCCGCGACGCTGGCGCTGCCGTGCGCGGTGCTGGGGTTGCTGGTGGTGCTCGACTTCAGCTCCGCCGCCATGCCCCACGCGCACGCGGCGCCCCATCACTAA
- a CDS encoding ABC transporter ATP-binding protein — protein sequence METLLSMQGVVAGYGARPVLHGVDCAVRAGELWAVLGPNGTGKSTLLRSALGVMPWVRGETLLLGKPRAEWEPRALARRVAWVPQTLESVEGFRGLELVLMGRSPHLGLWGLPSARDEALARAALEELGVAYLAERPGEALSGGERRMLLLARGLVQEPALLLLDEPTAFLDVAHQVGTLARVRARVDAGLGAVAVLHDVNLAAAFATHVMLLRDGRVLSQGTVDAVLQREALEALYGLPMEMALAPSGARLFAPRAPPR from the coding sequence GTGGAGACACTGCTGTCCATGCAGGGCGTCGTCGCGGGGTACGGGGCTCGGCCCGTGCTGCACGGCGTGGACTGCGCGGTGCGCGCGGGTGAGCTGTGGGCGGTGCTCGGCCCCAACGGCACGGGCAAGAGCACGCTGCTGCGCTCGGCGCTCGGCGTGATGCCTTGGGTGCGAGGCGAGACGCTGCTGCTTGGAAAGCCGCGCGCGGAATGGGAGCCGCGCGCGCTCGCTCGGCGCGTGGCGTGGGTTCCCCAGACGCTCGAGTCGGTGGAGGGCTTTCGCGGACTGGAGCTGGTGCTGATGGGCCGCAGCCCGCACCTGGGTCTGTGGGGACTTCCCTCGGCGCGCGACGAGGCGCTGGCGCGCGCGGCCTTGGAGGAGCTGGGCGTGGCGTATCTGGCGGAGCGACCGGGCGAGGCGCTCTCCGGAGGCGAGCGGCGCATGCTGCTGCTCGCCCGAGGGTTGGTGCAGGAGCCCGCGCTGCTGCTGCTCGATGAGCCCACGGCGTTCCTCGACGTGGCGCATCAGGTGGGCACGCTCGCTCGGGTGCGCGCGCGCGTGGATGCCGGGCTGGGCGCGGTCGCGGTGCTCCATGACGTCAACCTGGCTGCTGCCTTCGCGACCCATGTGATGTTGCTGCGAGACGGGCGCGTGTTGTCCCAGGGGACGGTGGACGCGGTGCTCCAGCGCGAGGCGCTCGAGGCGCTCTACGGACTGCCCATGGAGATGGCGCTCGCGCCCTCCGGAGCACGCCTCTTCGCTCCACGCGCGCCGCCGCGCTGA